A region from the Gossypium hirsutum isolate 1008001.06 chromosome A08, Gossypium_hirsutum_v2.1, whole genome shotgun sequence genome encodes:
- the LOC121204536 gene encoding molybdate-anion transporter has product MELFYFVVFGALGAVVATLELSKTSKDRINTSPAFNSFKNNYLLVYSLMMAGDWLQGPYVYYLYSTYGFGKGEIGQLFIAGFGSSMLFGTIVGSLADKQGRRRACVTYCITYILSCITKHSPEYKVLMIGRVLGGIATSLLFSAFESWLVAEHNKRGFEQQWLSLTFSKAIFLGNGLIAILSGLFGNLLVGSLSLGPVAPFDAAACFLAIGMAIILSSWTENYGDASENKDLLTQFRGAAVAIASDEKIALLGAIQSLFEGSMYTFVFLWTPALSPNDEEIPHGFIFATFMLASMLGSSLASRLMARSSPRVESYMQIVFVISSVSLMLPIITNFLVAPSKVKGGSISFAGCLQLLGFCTFEACVGIFWPSIMKMRSQYIPEEARSTIMNFFRIPLNIFVCIVLYNVNAFPITVMFGMCSIFLFVASIFQRRLMAISDKPKMESWTAMKERDPEAEPLNNWVMLCLQASREFLAG; this is encoded by the exons ATGGAGCTGTTCTACTTCGTCGTGTTCGGGGCATTGGGAGCGGTGGTGGCCACATTAGAGCTAAGCAAGACCAGCAAGGACCGAATCAACACATCCCctgctttcaattccttcaagaACAATTACCTTCTTGTCTACTCTCTCATGATGG CTGGAGACTGGCTTCAGGGTCCATATGTTTACTATCTGTACAGTACATATGGATTTGGAAAAGGGGAGATCGGACAGCTTTTTATTGCTGGTTTTGGCTCTTCCATGTTGTTTGGGACAATTGTTGGATCTCTAGCTGACAAACA GGGCAGGAGGAGGGCGTGCGTTACATACTGCATAACTTACATACTTAGCTGCATTACCAAGCATTCTCCTGAATACAAAGTTTTGATGATAGGTCGTGTTTTGGGAGGTATTGCTACGTCTCTTCTGTTTTCAGCATTTGAGTCATGGCTTGTTGCTGAACATAATAAG AGGGGCTTTGAGCAACAATGGTTGTCATTAACATTTTCGAAGGCAATATTTCTTGGCAATGGTCTTATTGCCATTTTGTCTGGGTTGTTTGGGAACCTACTTGTTGGTTCATTGTCCCTTGGACCAGTGGCTCCTTTTGATGCTGCTGCATGCTTTCTTGCCATTGGGATGGCTATTATTTTATCATCATGGACAGAAAATTATGGAGATGCCTCAGAAAATAAGGACCTGCTTACCCAGTTTAGGGGTGCTGCTGTAGCAATAGCTTCTG ATGAAAAAATTGCTTTGCTGGGTGCCATCCAGTCTCTGTTTGAAGGCTCAATGTACACCTTTGTGTTCCTTTGGACTCCTGCTTTGAGCCCCAATGATGAGGAGATCCCTCATGGTTTTATCTTTGCCACGTTCATGTTGGCTTCAATGCTGGGAAGCTCCCTTGCCTCTCGATTGATGGCTCGCTCATCACCCAGGGTAGAAAGCTACATGCAGATTGTTTTTGTGATTTCCTCTGTCTCTCTCATGCTTCCCATTATAACCAAT TTCTTGGTCGCACCTTCTAAAGTGAAAGGCGGAAGCATCTCATTTGCAGGTTGTCTCCAGCTTCTTGGTTTCTGTACGTTTGAGGCTTGTGTGGGGATATTCTGGCCATCCATCATGAAAATGAGATCCCAGTACATCCCGGAGGAGGCCAGGAGCACAATTATGAACTTCTTCCGCATTCCTCTCAATATCTTTGTTTGCATTGTGCTGTACAAT GTTAATGCATTTCCCATCACTGTCATGTTTGGTATGTGCTCGATTTTCCTCTTTGTGGCATCTATTTTTCAAAGACGGCTGATGGCAATATCTGACAAGCCAA AGATGGAAAGCTGGACAGCAATGAAGGAAAGGGATCCTGAGGCAGAGCCACTAAACAATTGGGTGATGTTGTGCCTACAGGCCAGCAGGGAATTCTTGGCAGGTTGA